From one Anoplolepis gracilipes chromosome 8, ASM4749672v1, whole genome shotgun sequence genomic stretch:
- the Kua gene encoding plasmanylethanolamine desaturase 1: MEDIKVPNLGQAASAACSMATNFLAPVKTERQIYENSMLEDDPNANSVVPTSQEDKTVPRWGPNHKGAQELANLYSTGKRTQECICVGICITLIVVNSVLVLIRLRLENFSSIAIAALCGIITADFGSGLVHWAADTWGSVELPILGKNFLRPFREHHIDPTSITRHDFIETNGDNFMVAIPVLSKLTWDFLTLPEVEMQQKFVWTCYWFLLAIFVAMTNQIHKWSHTYFGLPLWVIWLQEYRIILPRKHHRVHHVAPHETYFCITTGWLNWPLEKLQFWYILEVIIERTTGCKPRADDLKWAQKRS, from the exons atgGAGGATATAAAGGTACCGAACCTGGGGCAAGCCGCATCGGCCGCGTGTTCTATGGCGACCAATTTCTTGGCGCCTGTGAAGACTGAGCGCCAGATTTACGAAAACTCGATGCTCGAAGATGATCCGAATGCCAACTCGGTAGTACCGACATCGCAAGAAGATAAGACCGTGCCTAGATGGGGTCCAAATCACAAAGGTGCCCAGGAGCTTGCGAATTTGTATAGTACCG GGAAGAGAACACAAGAGTGCATCTGTGTAGGAATTTGTATCACACTTATAGTCGTGAACTCTGTGCTTGTGCTCATCAGATTACGATTGGAAAATTTCAGTTCCATAGCAATAGCTGCATTATGCGGTATTATCACGGCTGATTTTGGATCCGGTCTAGTTCATTGGGCCGCGGATACTTGGGGATCCGTTGAACTTCCGATTCTGGGGAAG aaTTTTCTAAGACCATTTCGTGAACATCATATAGATCCTACTAGCATAACAAGACACGATTTCATAGAAACTAACGGCGATAATTTTATGGTTGCAATACCAGTACTATCCAAACTCACGTGGGATTTTCTAACATTACCCGAAGTAGAAATGCAACAGAAATTTGTTTGGACGTGCTATTGGTTTTTGCTTGCCATTTTTGTAGCAATGACTAATCAG ATACACAAATGGTCGCATACATATTTCGGATTACCTTTATGGGTTATTTGGCTTCaagaatatagaattattCTGCCAAGAAAGCATCATCGAGTGCACCATGTCGCGCCTCACGAGACTTACTTTTGCATTACTACAGGATGGTTGAATTGGCCTTTAGAAAAGCTTCAGTTTTGGTACATTTTGGAGGTAATAATTGAAAGGACTACCGGTTGTAAACCCAGAGCAGATGATCTGAAATGGGCACAAAAGCGTTCttga